A DNA window from Streptomyces parvus contains the following coding sequences:
- a CDS encoding histidine phosphatase family protein, whose product MSVETPRRIVLLRHAKAEWSQASDHERPLAERGRKDAPVAGRRLADSGIDFDLALCSSAARTRETWKLAVHEFSQRPRTVYEERLYEASLGELIALFNETPDEVRNLLVIGHNPGMHGAADALSGSAEGDTLARMTRDGFPTAAYAVVEFPGSWKSVEHGAGRLTEYWTPND is encoded by the coding sequence ATGAGCGTCGAGACACCTCGCAGGATCGTCCTTCTCCGGCATGCCAAGGCGGAATGGTCACAGGCTTCCGATCATGAGCGCCCGCTGGCCGAGCGCGGCCGAAAGGACGCGCCCGTGGCCGGCCGCAGGCTCGCCGATTCCGGCATCGACTTCGATCTGGCCCTCTGCTCCAGTGCCGCCAGGACACGGGAGACCTGGAAGCTGGCGGTCCATGAATTCTCCCAGCGCCCCCGGACCGTCTACGAGGAGAGGCTGTACGAGGCCTCCCTCGGCGAACTGATCGCCCTGTTCAACGAGACCCCCGACGAGGTGCGCAACCTCCTGGTCATCGGGCACAACCCCGGGATGCACGGGGCCGCCGACGCCCTCTCCGGCTCGGCCGAGGGCGACACCCTGGCCCGGATGACCCGGGACGGCTTCCCCACCGCCGCCTATGCCGTGGTGGAGTTCCCCGGCTCCTGGAAGAGCGTGGAGCACGGCGCGGGCAGGCTCACGGAGTACTGGACCCCGAACGACTGA
- a CDS encoding SGM_5486 family transporter-associated protein: MPVLDPNPQNGQKKLLLVFGAMLLITVVIGVIATIASP; encoded by the coding sequence ATGCCAGTGCTCGATCCGAATCCCCAGAACGGCCAGAAGAAGCTTCTCCTCGTGTTCGGGGCGATGCTCCTCATCACCGTCGTCATCGGTGTGATCGCCACGATCGCCTCACCCTGA
- a CDS encoding MFS transporter gives MPDDETQTPTLNREATARTPHDTRPQPLPGAAEGPSPWLLRLIAVGLVLAALNLRPAITSLGALLEEVREGLHMSGSVAGVLTSVPPLCFAVFGVMAPRLARRFGAGTVVCAGMAAIAVGLAVRPYIGSTAGFLAASALALMGIAVSNILMPVIVKRWFPDRVGTMTGLYSMALALGTALAAALTVPVTGALGGNWQTGLVVWAVLAAVAVLPWIVLVRDRTPAPGQSAPVAANAPDAQPLRIARSRTAWGLACFFGLQATAAYITMGWMPQIFRDAGVSAGTAGLLLAVTMAMGVPLAFVIPRVASRLKNQGPIVVVLGLCGLIGYSGLYLAPAAGAWAWALLLGVANCAFPLALTMIGMRARSGAGVVRLSAFAQSTGYLLSIPGPLLVGVLYQHSGGWGLPIALMAGLMIPQMVAGILAGRDRTIEDEC, from the coding sequence ATGCCGGACGACGAGACGCAGACCCCGACCCTGAACCGCGAGGCCACCGCGCGCACGCCCCACGACACCCGGCCCCAGCCGCTCCCCGGAGCCGCCGAGGGCCCCTCTCCGTGGCTGCTGCGCCTCATCGCCGTGGGGCTCGTCCTGGCCGCGCTCAACCTCCGCCCCGCCATCACCAGCCTCGGCGCCCTCCTCGAAGAGGTCCGCGAAGGGCTGCACATGAGCGGCAGCGTGGCCGGCGTCCTCACCTCCGTGCCGCCCCTCTGCTTCGCCGTCTTCGGCGTCATGGCGCCGCGCCTCGCCCGCCGATTCGGCGCGGGCACCGTCGTCTGCGCCGGCATGGCCGCCATCGCGGTGGGCCTGGCCGTCCGTCCGTACATCGGCTCCACCGCCGGATTCCTGGCCGCCAGTGCCCTGGCCCTGATGGGCATCGCCGTGAGCAACATCCTGATGCCGGTGATCGTCAAGCGCTGGTTCCCCGACCGCGTCGGTACCATGACCGGCCTCTACTCCATGGCCCTGGCCCTCGGCACCGCCCTGGCCGCCGCCCTCACCGTCCCCGTCACCGGCGCGTTGGGCGGCAACTGGCAGACGGGCCTGGTCGTCTGGGCCGTGCTCGCCGCCGTCGCCGTGCTGCCCTGGATCGTCCTCGTACGCGACCGCACCCCGGCCCCCGGCCAGTCGGCGCCGGTCGCCGCGAACGCCCCCGATGCGCAGCCCCTGCGCATCGCTCGCAGCCGTACCGCCTGGGGCCTCGCCTGCTTCTTCGGGCTCCAGGCCACCGCCGCGTACATCACCATGGGCTGGATGCCGCAGATCTTCCGCGACGCCGGGGTCTCCGCCGGCACGGCCGGACTCCTGCTCGCGGTCACCATGGCGATGGGCGTCCCGCTGGCCTTCGTCATCCCCCGGGTCGCCTCCCGGCTCAAGAACCAGGGCCCCATCGTCGTCGTCCTCGGGCTGTGCGGCCTGATCGGCTACAGCGGCCTGTACCTCGCGCCCGCCGCCGGAGCCTGGGCCTGGGCCCTGCTCCTCGGGGTCGCGAACTGCGCCTTCCCGCTCGCCCTCACCATGATCGGCATGCGGGCGCGGTCCGGCGCGGGCGTGGTCCGGCTCTCCGCCTTCGCCCAGTCCACCGGCTACCTGCTCTCGATCCCCGGTCCGCTGCTCGTCGGCGTGCTCTACCAGCACAGCGGCGGGTGGGGGCTGCCGATCGCCCTGATGGCGGGCCTCATGATTCCCCAGATGGTGGCCGGGATCCTCGCCGGCCGGGACCGGACGATCGAGGACGAGTGCTGA
- a CDS encoding FadR/GntR family transcriptional regulator, with protein sequence MALTSPRRSALSDQVIAQLRNQITSGEWPVGSRIPTEPELVEQLGVARNTVREAVRALAHNGLLDIRQGSGTYVIATSELAGVMHRRFAAADPRHVAELRSTLESSAARLAAARRTERDLRQLDALMARREEAWASGDAEAFVAADATLHLAVVAASHNDVLTGLYADLGDLLRDYLRGDVGPELRPENHMDHGRLVEAIRAGDAETAAAEAASHALHCLTDRV encoded by the coding sequence ATGGCGCTGACGTCCCCTCGGCGTTCGGCACTCTCCGACCAGGTGATCGCCCAGTTGCGGAACCAGATCACCTCGGGCGAGTGGCCGGTCGGCTCGCGGATTCCGACCGAACCCGAGCTGGTCGAGCAGCTGGGCGTGGCCCGTAACACCGTCCGCGAGGCCGTGCGGGCACTCGCGCACAACGGGCTGCTGGACATCCGGCAGGGCTCCGGCACGTATGTGATCGCCACGAGCGAGCTGGCCGGGGTGATGCACCGCAGGTTCGCGGCGGCGGACCCCCGGCACGTCGCGGAGCTGCGCTCGACGCTGGAATCGTCGGCGGCCCGGCTGGCGGCGGCCCGGCGCACCGAGCGGGATCTGCGGCAGCTGGACGCGTTGATGGCCCGCCGGGAGGAGGCCTGGGCGTCGGGCGACGCGGAGGCGTTCGTGGCGGCGGACGCCACGCTGCACCTGGCGGTGGTGGCCGCCTCGCACAACGACGTCCTGACCGGGCTCTACGCCGATCTCGGGGATCTGTTGCGCGACTACCTGCGCGGTGACGTGGGTCCCGAGCTGCGGCCGGAGAACCACATGGACCACGGCCGGCTGGTCGAGGCGATCCGGGCCGGGGACGCGGAGACGGCGGCGGCCGAGGCGGCGAGCCACGCGCTGCACTGCCTGACGGACCGGGTGTAG
- the fabI gene encoding enoyl-ACP reductase FabI has translation MSGILDGKRILITGVLMESSIAFHAAKVAQEQGAEVILTAFPRPTLTERIAKKLPKPAKVIELDVTNQEHLDRLAGLVREELGSLDGVVHSIGFAPQDALGGNFLNTPFESVATAMHVSAFSLKSLAMACKPLMSEGGSIVGLTFDAQYAWPQYDWMGPAKAALEATSRYLARDLGKDGLRCNLISAGPIGSMAAKSIPGFSELADVWNHRAPLAWDMSDPEPAGRGIVALLSDFFPRTTGEIIHVDSGVHMMGA, from the coding sequence ATGAGCGGAATTCTCGACGGCAAGCGCATCCTCATCACCGGGGTGCTGATGGAGTCGTCCATCGCGTTCCACGCCGCGAAGGTGGCCCAGGAGCAGGGTGCCGAGGTCATCCTGACGGCCTTCCCGCGTCCCACCCTGACCGAGCGCATCGCCAAGAAGCTGCCGAAGCCGGCCAAGGTCATCGAGCTGGACGTGACCAACCAGGAGCACCTGGACCGGCTGGCGGGTCTGGTCCGCGAGGAGCTCGGCTCGCTCGACGGCGTCGTCCACTCCATCGGCTTCGCGCCGCAGGACGCGCTCGGCGGCAACTTCCTCAACACCCCGTTCGAGTCCGTCGCCACCGCGATGCACGTCTCGGCGTTCTCGCTGAAGTCGCTGGCCATGGCCTGCAAGCCGCTGATGAGCGAGGGCGGCTCGATCGTCGGCCTCACCTTCGACGCCCAGTACGCCTGGCCGCAGTACGACTGGATGGGCCCGGCCAAGGCCGCGCTGGAGGCCACCTCCCGCTACCTCGCCCGTGACCTGGGCAAGGACGGGCTGCGCTGCAACCTGATCTCCGCCGGTCCGATCGGCTCCATGGCCGCCAAGTCCATCCCGGGCTTCTCGGAGCTGGCCGACGTCTGGAACCACCGCGCCCCGCTCGCCTGGGACATGTCCGACCCGGAGCCGGCCGGTCGCGGCATCGTCGCCCTGCTCTCCGACTTCTTCCCGCGTACCACGGGCGAGATCATCCACGTCGACAGCGGCGTGCACATGATGGGCGCCTGA
- the fabG gene encoding 3-oxoacyl-[acyl-carrier-protein] reductase, with the protein MSRSVLVTGGNRGIGLAIARTFADNGDQVAITYRSGEPPQVLTEAGVLAVRCDITDAEQVEQAYKEIEEKHGPVEVLVANAGITKDQLLMRMSEEDFTSVVDTNLTGTFRVVKRANRGMLRAKKGRVVLISSVVGLLGSAGQANYAASKAGLVGFARSLARELGSRNITFNVVAPGFVDTDMTQVLTEEQRKGIVSQVPLGRYARPEEIAAAVRFLASDDASYITGAVIPVDGGLGMGH; encoded by the coding sequence TTGAGCCGCTCGGTTCTCGTCACCGGAGGAAACCGGGGCATCGGCCTCGCCATCGCCCGCACCTTCGCCGACAACGGCGACCAGGTCGCGATCACCTACCGCTCCGGCGAGCCTCCCCAGGTCCTCACCGAGGCCGGTGTCCTCGCGGTCCGCTGCGACATCACCGACGCCGAGCAGGTGGAGCAGGCCTACAAGGAGATCGAGGAGAAGCACGGTCCCGTGGAGGTGCTGGTCGCCAACGCCGGTATCACCAAGGACCAGTTGCTGATGCGGATGTCCGAGGAGGACTTCACCTCCGTCGTCGACACCAACCTCACCGGCACCTTCCGGGTCGTCAAGCGCGCCAACCGCGGCATGCTGCGCGCCAAGAAGGGCCGCGTCGTCCTGATCTCCTCCGTCGTCGGCCTCCTCGGCTCGGCGGGCCAGGCGAACTACGCCGCCTCCAAGGCCGGACTGGTCGGGTTCGCCCGGTCGCTGGCCCGGGAACTCGGCTCGCGGAACATCACCTTCAACGTCGTCGCCCCCGGTTTTGTCGACACCGACATGACCCAGGTGCTCACCGAGGAGCAGCGCAAGGGCATCGTGTCCCAGGTGCCGCTGGGCCGCTACGCGCGGCCCGAGGAGATCGCCGCCGCGGTGCGCTTCCTCGCCTCCGACGACGCGTCGTACATCACTGGAGCCGTCATTCCCGTTGACGGCGGATTGGGCATGGGTCACTGA
- a CDS encoding TldD/PmbA family protein, with protein sequence MPHEVDQSFLALPSRALADAALARARALGATHADFRLERVRSATWRLRDARPAGASDSTDLGYAVRVVHGGAWGFASGVDLTMDAAAKVASQAVAMAKLSAKVIAAAGSDELVELADEPSHGERTWVSAYDVDPFSVPDEEKAALLAEWSGRLLGAEGVAHVDASLMTVHENKFYADTAGTVTTQQRVRIHPQFTAVAVDGTTGGFDSMRTIAPPVGRGWEYLTGTGWDWDTELEQIPGLLAEKMRAPGVEAGAYDLVVDPSNLWLTIHESIGHATELDRALGYEAAYAGTSFATFDQLGKLAYGSPVMNVTGDRTAEHGLATIGYDDEGVEAQSWDLVKDGTLVGYQLDRRIAKLTGLGRSNGCAFADSPGHVPVQRMANVSLRPDPGGLSTEDLIGGVERGIYVVGDRSWSIDMQRYNFQFTGQRFFRIENGRLAGQLRDVAYQATTTDFWGSMERVGGPQTYVLGGAFNCGKAQPGQVAAVSHGCPSALFRGVNILNTTQEAGR encoded by the coding sequence GTGCCCCACGAGGTAGATCAGTCATTCCTGGCACTGCCGTCGCGCGCGCTGGCCGACGCGGCGCTCGCCCGCGCTCGGGCCCTCGGCGCGACCCACGCCGACTTCCGGCTGGAGCGGGTGCGCAGTGCCACCTGGCGGCTGCGGGACGCGCGGCCCGCCGGGGCGTCGGACAGCACGGACCTCGGGTACGCGGTGCGCGTGGTGCACGGCGGGGCCTGGGGGTTCGCGTCCGGGGTCGATCTGACGATGGACGCGGCCGCGAAGGTGGCCTCGCAGGCCGTCGCGATGGCCAAGCTGTCGGCGAAGGTGATCGCCGCTGCCGGCTCGGACGAGCTGGTGGAGCTGGCGGACGAACCGTCGCACGGTGAGCGGACCTGGGTCTCGGCGTACGACGTCGACCCCTTCTCCGTACCGGACGAGGAGAAGGCGGCGCTGCTCGCCGAGTGGAGCGGGCGGCTGCTGGGCGCGGAGGGCGTCGCGCACGTGGACGCGTCCCTGATGACCGTGCACGAGAACAAGTTCTACGCGGACACGGCGGGCACCGTGACCACGCAGCAACGGGTGCGGATCCACCCGCAGTTCACCGCCGTCGCGGTGGACGGCACGACCGGCGGGTTCGACTCGATGCGCACGATCGCGCCGCCGGTGGGCCGGGGCTGGGAGTATCTGACCGGCACCGGCTGGGACTGGGACACCGAGCTGGAGCAGATCCCCGGTCTGCTGGCGGAGAAGATGCGGGCGCCGGGCGTCGAGGCGGGGGCGTACGACCTGGTCGTCGACCCGTCGAACCTGTGGCTGACGATCCACGAGTCGATCGGCCACGCCACCGAGCTGGACCGGGCGCTGGGGTACGAGGCGGCGTACGCCGGGACCTCGTTCGCCACCTTCGACCAGCTCGGCAAGCTGGCGTACGGCTCCCCCGTGATGAACGTGACCGGCGACCGCACGGCCGAGCACGGGCTCGCCACCATCGGGTACGACGACGAGGGCGTCGAGGCGCAGTCGTGGGACCTGGTGAAGGACGGCACGCTCGTCGGCTACCAACTGGACCGCCGCATCGCGAAGCTGACGGGCCTCGGCCGCTCCAACGGCTGCGCGTTCGCGGACTCGCCGGGCCATGTCCCCGTCCAGCGCATGGCGAACGTGTCGTTGCGGCCGGATCCGGGCGGCCTCTCCACGGAGGACCTGATCGGCGGGGTCGAGCGCGGGATCTACGTGGTCGGCGACCGGTCGTGGTCCATCGACATGCAGCGCTACAACTTCCAGTTCACCGGTCAGCGGTTCTTCCGCATCGAGAACGGCAGGCTCGCCGGGCAGCTGCGCGATGTGGCGTACCAGGCGACGACCACGGACTTCTGGGGCTCGATGGAGAGGGTCGGCGGCCCTCAGACGTATGTGCTCGGCGGCGCGTTCAACTGCGGCAAGGCCCAGCCCGGCCAGGTCGCGGCAGTCTCGCACGGCTGCCCCTCCGCCCTCTTCCGGGGCGTCAACATCCTCAACACGACGCAGGAGGCCGGACGATGA
- a CDS encoding metallopeptidase TldD-related protein, which yields MSRVSKPYEIVERALELSTTDGLVVIADEQSSANLRWAGNALTTNGVTRGRTLTVIATVDGAEGTASGVVSRSAVTTDDLEPLVRAAEAAARGAGPAEDAQPLVSGVPASPDFTDAPAETGSEVFADFAPALGDAFARARSGGRELYGFANHELTSTYVGTSTGLRLRHDQPNGTLELNAKSPDRTRSAWAGRATRDFKDVDPAAMDAELAQRLRWAERRIELPAGRYETLLPPTAVADLLIYQLWSSTARDAVEGRTVFSTPGGGTRLGEQLAPLPLTLRSDPHAPGLESAPFVIAHSSGDSASVFDNGLPLAPTEWVRNGKLERLTTTRHSAGLTGLPVAPGIDNLLLEGGGEQSLEEMVAATTGRALLLTCLWYIREVDPATLLLTGLTRDGVYLVEDGEVVGEVNNFRFNESPVDLLSRASEAGRTEKTLPREWGDWFTRAAMPALRIPDFNMSSVSPGV from the coding sequence ATGAGCCGCGTCAGCAAGCCGTACGAGATCGTCGAGCGGGCTCTGGAGCTGTCCACCACGGACGGTCTGGTGGTCATCGCGGACGAGCAGTCCTCCGCCAACCTGCGCTGGGCGGGCAACGCGCTCACCACGAACGGGGTGACCCGGGGGCGCACCCTGACCGTCATCGCGACCGTGGACGGGGCCGAGGGAACCGCCTCCGGTGTCGTCTCCCGGTCCGCCGTGACCACCGACGACCTGGAGCCGCTGGTCCGCGCCGCCGAGGCCGCCGCCCGGGGCGCGGGCCCGGCCGAGGACGCGCAGCCGCTGGTGAGCGGGGTGCCCGCATCGCCCGACTTCACGGACGCGCCCGCCGAGACCGGCTCGGAGGTCTTCGCGGACTTCGCCCCGGCGCTCGGCGACGCCTTCGCGCGCGCCCGTTCCGGGGGCCGTGAGCTGTACGGCTTCGCCAACCACGAGCTGACCTCGACCTATGTGGGGACGTCGACGGGGCTGCGGCTGCGCCACGACCAGCCGAACGGGACGCTGGAGCTGAACGCGAAGTCGCCCGACCGGACGCGTTCGGCGTGGGCGGGCCGGGCGACCCGGGACTTCAAGGACGTCGACCCGGCGGCGATGGACGCGGAGCTGGCGCAGCGGCTGCGCTGGGCGGAGCGGCGCATCGAGCTGCCCGCCGGCCGCTACGAGACGCTGCTGCCGCCGACCGCGGTGGCGGACCTGCTGATCTACCAGCTCTGGTCGTCGACCGCGCGGGACGCGGTGGAGGGCCGGACGGTGTTCTCGACGCCCGGCGGCGGGACCCGGCTGGGCGAGCAGCTCGCTCCGCTCCCCCTCACCCTGCGCAGCGACCCGCACGCCCCGGGCCTGGAGTCGGCGCCGTTCGTGATCGCCCACTCCTCCGGCGACAGCGCTTCCGTCTTCGACAACGGGCTGCCGCTGGCCCCGACGGAGTGGGTCCGGAACGGGAAGCTGGAGCGGCTGACGACGACCCGGCACTCGGCGGGCCTGACCGGCCTCCCGGTCGCCCCGGGCATCGACAACCTGCTCCTGGAAGGCGGCGGCGAGCAGTCGCTGGAGGAGATGGTCGCCGCGACGACCGGGCGGGCGCTGCTGCTGACCTGCCTCTGGTACATCCGCGAGGTGGACCCGGCGACGCTGCTGCTGACCGGGCTGACCCGGGACGGCGTCTATCTGGTCGAGGACGGCGAGGTGGTCGGCGAGGTGAACAACTTCCGGTTCAACGAGTCGCCGGTGGACCTGCTGTCGCGGGCCTCGGAGGCCGGGCGTACGGAGAAGACGCTGCCGCGCGAGTGGGGCGACTGGTTCACCCGGGCGGCGATGCCCGCGCTGCGCATCCCGGACTTCAACATGAGCTCGGTCAGCCCGGGCGTGTGA
- the tyrS gene encoding tyrosine--tRNA ligase → MTDIVDELKWRGLFAQSTDEDALRKALADGPVTFYCGFDPTAASLHVGHLVQVLTMRRLQQAGLKPLALVGGATGQIGDPRPTAERTLNDPETIAAWVQRLRGQIEPFLTFEGPNAATMVNNLDWTAGMSAIEFLRDIGKHFRVNKMLAKDSVARRLESQEGISYTEFSYQLLQGMDFLELYRRHGCTLQQGGSDQWGNLTAGIDLIHRLEPGAVVHALATPLMTKADGTKFGKSESGAVWLDPEMTTPYAFYQFWLNVDDRDVSRYLRILSFRSREELEELEKLTEERPQARNAQRALAEELTTLVHGGAQCAAVIAASKALFGQGDLAELDEATLSAALSEVPHATVAELGPLVDLLVEVGLAPSKSGARRTVKEGGAYVNNVKVVDGEVAPDAGELLHGRWLVLRRGKKNLAAVEVSPTG, encoded by the coding sequence GTGACGGACATCGTCGACGAGCTGAAGTGGCGCGGGCTGTTCGCCCAGTCCACTGACGAGGACGCATTGCGCAAGGCTCTCGCGGACGGTCCCGTCACCTTCTATTGCGGCTTCGACCCGACCGCGGCCAGCCTGCACGTGGGGCACCTGGTGCAGGTGCTCACCATGCGGCGGCTCCAGCAGGCCGGGCTCAAGCCGCTGGCGCTGGTCGGCGGGGCCACGGGGCAGATCGGTGACCCGCGGCCCACCGCCGAGCGCACGCTGAACGACCCGGAGACCATCGCCGCCTGGGTGCAGCGGCTGCGGGGGCAGATCGAGCCCTTCCTCACCTTCGAGGGCCCGAACGCGGCGACGATGGTCAACAACCTGGACTGGACCGCGGGTATGTCCGCGATCGAGTTCCTGCGGGACATCGGCAAGCACTTCCGGGTCAACAAGATGCTCGCCAAGGACTCGGTCGCCCGCCGACTGGAGTCGCAGGAGGGCATCAGCTACACCGAGTTCAGCTACCAGCTGCTCCAGGGCATGGACTTCCTGGAGCTGTACCGCCGGCACGGCTGCACCCTTCAGCAGGGCGGCAGCGACCAGTGGGGCAACCTCACCGCGGGCATCGACCTGATCCACCGGCTGGAGCCGGGGGCGGTCGTGCACGCGCTGGCGACGCCGCTGATGACGAAGGCGGACGGGACGAAGTTCGGCAAGTCCGAGAGCGGCGCCGTCTGGCTCGACCCGGAGATGACGACGCCGTACGCGTTCTACCAGTTCTGGCTGAACGTGGACGACCGGGACGTCTCCCGCTACCTGCGCATCCTCAGCTTCAGGAGCCGTGAGGAGCTGGAGGAGCTGGAGAAGCTGACCGAGGAGCGCCCGCAGGCGCGCAACGCGCAGCGGGCGCTGGCCGAGGAGCTGACGACGCTGGTGCACGGCGGTGCGCAGTGCGCGGCCGTGATCGCGGCGTCGAAGGCGCTGTTCGGCCAGGGCGACCTGGCCGAGCTGGACGAGGCGACGCTGAGCGCGGCCCTGTCCGAGGTGCCGCACGCCACCGTCGCCGAGCTGGGCCCGCTGGTCGACCTGCTGGTGGAGGTCGGCCTCGCGCCGAGCAAGTCGGGTGCCCGCCGTACGGTCAAGGAGGGCGGCGCCTACGTGAACAACGTGAAGGTCGTCGACGGCGAGGTCGCGCCGGACGCCGGGGAGCTGCTGCACGGGCGCTGGCTGGTGCTGCGCCGAGGCAAGAAGAACCTGGCGGCCGTGGAGGTCAGCCCGACGGGCTGA
- a CDS encoding GlsB/YeaQ/YmgE family stress response membrane protein, whose translation MSWLWAIIVGLVLGVIARAILPGKQDIPLWLTAVFGILGSILGNAVAGWIGVEDTKGIDWIRHVLQLAGAVAVVAVGDMAWQKIRGGRRQRT comes from the coding sequence ATGAGCTGGTTGTGGGCAATCATCGTGGGATTGGTGCTCGGTGTCATCGCCAGAGCGATCCTGCCGGGCAAGCAGGACATCCCGCTCTGGCTGACGGCCGTGTTCGGCATCCTCGGCAGCATCCTCGGCAACGCCGTGGCGGGCTGGATCGGTGTCGAGGACACCAAGGGCATCGACTGGATCCGCCATGTGCTCCAGCTGGCGGGCGCCGTGGCGGTCGTCGCCGTCGGCGACATGGCCTGGCAGAAGATCCGGGGCGGCCGCCGTCAGAGAACCTGA
- a CDS encoding DUF3099 domain-containing protein has product MLRKNADSEVIRITGARQGLTEDVRGRQRRYVISMSVRTVSVVLAAVLWNVERHVAIVALALGVLLPYVAVVIANAGRENATSLPTTFVPMPMRPALETAPVAGSAESGDAQGASGRVPPSHEPG; this is encoded by the coding sequence ATGCTGCGGAAGAACGCGGATTCGGAGGTCATCCGGATCACGGGCGCCCGTCAGGGGCTGACGGAAGACGTCCGCGGCCGGCAGCGACGCTATGTGATCTCGATGTCGGTGCGCACGGTGTCGGTGGTGCTGGCCGCGGTGCTGTGGAACGTGGAGCGGCATGTGGCGATCGTGGCGCTCGCGCTCGGCGTCCTGCTGCCGTACGTGGCGGTGGTCATCGCCAACGCGGGCCGGGAGAACGCGACTTCGCTGCCGACGACATTCGTGCCGATGCCGATGCGCCCGGCTCTGGAGACCGCTCCGGTGGCCGGTTCGGCGGAGTCGGGGGACGCGCAGGGGGCGTCCGGCCGCGTTCCGCCGTCGCATGAGCCCGGCTGA
- the moaA gene encoding GTP 3',8-cyclase MoaA, whose product MLIDTYDRVATDLRVSLTDKCNLRCTYCMPEEGLQWLGKSELLSDDEIVRLIRIAVTSLGITEVRFTGGEPLLRPGLVSIVEQCAALTPRPRMSLTTNGIGLKRTATALKAAGLDRVNVSLDTLRPDVFKTLTRRDRHRDVLDGLEAAHEAGLTPVKVNSVLMPGLNDDEAPELLAWAVAHDYELRFIEQMPLDAQHGWKRDGMITAGDILTSLRTRFTLTPESDASRGSAPAERWTVDGGPHRVGVIASVTRPFCRACDRTRLTADGQVRTCLFAREETDLRGALRGDAPDEEIAQLWRTAMWGKKAGSGLDDPSFLQPDRPMSAIGG is encoded by the coding sequence GTGCTCATCGACACCTACGACCGGGTCGCCACCGACCTACGTGTGTCACTCACCGACAAGTGCAATCTGCGCTGCACCTACTGCATGCCGGAGGAGGGCCTTCAGTGGCTCGGCAAGAGCGAGCTGCTCTCCGACGACGAGATCGTGCGCCTGATCCGGATCGCCGTCACCTCGCTCGGCATCACCGAGGTCCGCTTCACCGGCGGCGAGCCGCTGCTGCGCCCCGGCCTCGTCTCCATCGTCGAGCAGTGCGCCGCGCTCACCCCCCGCCCCCGCATGTCCCTCACGACCAACGGCATCGGACTCAAGCGGACCGCCACCGCCCTCAAGGCCGCGGGTCTCGACCGGGTCAACGTCTCGCTGGACACCCTGCGGCCCGACGTCTTCAAGACCCTCACCCGCCGTGACCGCCACAGGGACGTGCTGGACGGCCTGGAGGCCGCCCACGAGGCCGGGCTCACCCCGGTGAAGGTCAACTCCGTCCTGATGCCGGGACTCAACGACGACGAGGCCCCCGAGCTGCTCGCCTGGGCCGTGGCCCACGACTACGAGCTCCGCTTCATCGAGCAGATGCCGCTCGACGCCCAGCACGGCTGGAAGCGCGACGGCATGATCACCGCCGGGGACATCCTCACCTCCCTGCGCACCCGCTTCACCCTCACCCCCGAGAGCGACGCGTCCCGCGGCTCCGCCCCCGCCGAGCGCTGGACCGTCGACGGCGGCCCGCACCGCGTCGGCGTGATCGCCTCCGTCACCCGCCCGTTCTGCCGGGCCTGCGACCGTACGCGGCTCACCGCCGACGGCCAGGTCCGCACCTGCCTCTTCGCCCGGGAGGAGACGGATCTGCGCGGGGCACTGCGCGGGGACGCGCCGGACGAGGAGATCGCCCAGCTCTGGCGAACGGCGATGTGGGGCAAGAAGGCGGGCTCCGGACTGGACGACCCGTCCTTCCTGCAGCCCGACCGCCCGATGTCGGCGATCGGCGGCTGA